Proteins from one Procambarus clarkii isolate CNS0578487 chromosome 40, FALCON_Pclarkii_2.0, whole genome shotgun sequence genomic window:
- the LOC123758042 gene encoding histidine-rich glycoprotein-like, translating into MSNFTINSYESEESQEPIKRFSQSYKLPAGRVSQLGDLHHDLHHDPHHDQHHDPHHDLYDLHHDLYDLHHDPHHDQHHDPHHDLYDLHHDPHHDQHHDPHHDLYDLHHDLHHDPHHDQHHDPHHDLYDLHHDPHHDPHNDLHSS; encoded by the exons aTGAGCAATTTCACCATTAACAGTTACGAGAGTGAGGAAAGTCAAGAACCAATTAAAAGGTTCAGCCAGTCGTATAAG TTACCGGCCGGGAGGGTCAGCCAGCTGGGCGACCTGCACCACGACCTGCACCACGACCCGCACCACGACCAGCACCACGACCCGCACCACGACCTCTACGACCTGCACCACGACCTCTACGACCTGCACCACGACCCGCACCACGACCAGCACCACGACCCGCACCACGACCTCTACGACCTGCACCACGACCCGCACCACGACCAGCACCACGACCCGCACCACGACCTCTACGACCTGCACCACGACCTGCACCACGACCCGCACCACGACCAGCACCACGACCCGCACCACGACCTCTACGACCTGCACCACGACCCGCACCACGACCCGCACAACGACCTCCACAGCTCGTGA